In a single window of the Nitrospira sp. MA-1 genome:
- the hemC gene encoding hydroxymethylbilane synthase, with translation MNQTDSRARSTLIVGTRGSQLAIWQAEWVQRQLKALAPDISVILKRIQTSGDKIQDVPLAKIGGKGLFVKEIEEALLRQDIDLAVHSMKDVPSELPEGLEIVCVPEREDPRDALIAHEGHILATLPVGARVGTSSLRRQAQLLHARPDLEIAMLRGNVDTRLRKVREGHYDAIILAASGLKRLGWDQEVTEYLSVDVSVPAIGQGSLGLEGRKDDIWVRDLVGQFEHRSTRIAVTAERALLAGLEGGCQVPIAGYATIHGDTLTLVGLVASLDGKRYIRQVLSGPNGEAASIGTRVAEQLLDGGAKPILQEIYGMA, from the coding sequence GTGAATCAGACGGATAGTCGAGCACGATCGACGCTCATCGTGGGAACACGAGGAAGCCAATTAGCCATATGGCAAGCTGAATGGGTGCAACGCCAGCTCAAAGCCCTTGCTCCGGATATTTCTGTCATTCTGAAGCGCATCCAAACCAGTGGGGATAAAATTCAAGATGTACCTTTGGCCAAAATTGGAGGAAAGGGGCTGTTTGTTAAAGAAATAGAAGAAGCCCTGCTGAGACAAGATATTGATCTAGCGGTGCATAGCATGAAAGACGTGCCTTCAGAGTTACCTGAAGGACTGGAGATTGTTTGTGTTCCCGAGCGAGAGGATCCCAGAGATGCGTTGATTGCGCATGAAGGCCATATTTTAGCCACATTGCCGGTTGGTGCACGAGTCGGAACCAGTAGTTTGCGAAGACAGGCGCAGTTGTTACATGCGCGTCCGGATCTTGAGATTGCGATGTTGCGTGGGAATGTTGATACCCGACTTCGCAAGGTTCGCGAAGGTCATTATGATGCCATTATTCTGGCCGCCTCAGGCCTCAAGCGCTTGGGTTGGGATCAAGAGGTGACGGAGTATTTGTCCGTGGATGTGAGTGTGCCGGCAATTGGGCAAGGTTCGTTAGGTCTGGAAGGACGAAAAGATGATATCTGGGTTCGAGATCTGGTTGGGCAGTTTGAACATCGGTCTACCAGGATTGCGGTTACTGCTGAACGAGCATTGCTTGCAGGTCTTGAAGGCGGATGTCAGGTTCCAATTGCAGGTTATGCGACTATCCACGGGGACACGTTGACTCTTGTGGGGTTGGTCGCCAGTCTTGATGGGAAACGATATATCCGTCAGGTGCTATCGGGGCCAAATGGGGAGGCTGCTTCAATTGGCACGAGGGTGGCTGAACAACTGTTGGATGGGGGGGCGAAGCCCATTCTCCAGGAAATTTATGGGATGGCATGA
- the cobA gene encoding uroporphyrinogen-III C-methyltransferase, giving the protein MTKSVPNHGRVFLVGAGPGDAKLLTLRGRECLEQADVVLYDHLANPELLKFAPSHAECIYVGRKGRGVYRDQAEIHVLLVSKAQEGKCVVRLKGGDPFVFGRGGEEAEVVADAGIPFEVVPGVTAAVAVPAYAGIPVTHRTLASTVAFVTGHEDPTKPSSAMEWPRLASAEGTLVFLMGMKNLPQIVARLIQEGKPATTPVAVIRWGTYARQRTVVGTLSDIVGLASRADMSPPSVIVVGEVVRLRERLNWHESRPLFGQGILVTRPRAQAPALSNLLAGQGAEPVECPTLEIHPPDSWSPVDEAIAAISTYDWVIFTSVNGVQSFIKRLWFHHKDVRSLAGIRVCCIGPRTREEAARWGVASDLVPQDFQAEGILQALGGLGVSGQRVLIPRAKVAREILPDQLEAMGATVHVVHAYQALPPSVDIGLLRDRLRNREIQYVTFTSSSTVRNFCQLFENRQELQELTRHLIVAVIGPITAQTVQEEGLSVDVMALESTVPALVDAIIIHAQQAPKDTRLVSSS; this is encoded by the coding sequence ATGACCAAATCAGTTCCAAATCATGGTCGGGTTTTTTTAGTAGGAGCTGGGCCCGGAGATGCCAAGTTGCTGACCTTACGGGGGAGGGAATGTTTAGAGCAGGCGGATGTGGTGCTCTACGATCACCTGGCTAATCCGGAGTTGTTGAAATTTGCCCCTTCTCATGCCGAGTGTATTTATGTCGGGCGAAAAGGGCGTGGGGTTTACCGAGATCAGGCAGAGATTCATGTCTTGTTGGTGAGTAAGGCTCAAGAAGGTAAGTGTGTGGTGCGACTCAAGGGTGGGGATCCGTTTGTGTTTGGCCGTGGAGGTGAAGAAGCCGAAGTGGTTGCTGACGCAGGGATCCCATTCGAAGTTGTGCCTGGAGTGACTGCTGCCGTGGCTGTGCCGGCTTATGCTGGTATTCCCGTGACGCACCGGACTCTCGCCTCGACGGTCGCATTTGTGACCGGCCATGAAGATCCGACGAAACCATCGAGTGCGATGGAATGGCCGCGTCTCGCTTCGGCTGAAGGGACCCTGGTATTTTTAATGGGCATGAAAAATCTTCCGCAGATTGTGGCCCGGCTCATTCAAGAAGGCAAGCCTGCGACGACTCCCGTGGCGGTGATCAGGTGGGGGACCTATGCTCGTCAACGAACGGTGGTGGGTACCTTATCCGACATTGTGGGATTAGCCTCTCGGGCAGATATGAGTCCGCCATCCGTGATTGTTGTGGGTGAAGTCGTTCGGTTGCGTGAACGACTGAACTGGCATGAATCAAGGCCTCTGTTTGGACAAGGCATCTTAGTGACCAGACCTCGTGCCCAGGCCCCGGCTCTTTCAAACTTGTTGGCGGGGCAGGGGGCGGAACCGGTGGAATGTCCAACGTTGGAGATTCATCCTCCTGATAGTTGGTCTCCTGTGGATGAGGCGATTGCTGCCATTTCGACATACGATTGGGTGATATTTACGAGTGTGAATGGTGTGCAATCATTTATAAAACGTCTCTGGTTTCATCATAAAGATGTAAGGAGTTTGGCTGGAATCCGTGTGTGTTGTATTGGTCCTCGGACGCGGGAAGAGGCTGCTCGTTGGGGGGTTGCATCGGATCTGGTTCCTCAGGATTTTCAGGCAGAAGGAATTTTGCAGGCGCTCGGCGGGTTGGGGGTCTCCGGTCAACGGGTTTTGATTCCTCGAGCCAAAGTGGCACGCGAGATTCTCCCTGACCAGTTGGAAGCCATGGGTGCCACGGTTCATGTGGTTCATGCCTATCAAGCGCTCCCTCCTTCGGTCGATATTGGCCTTCTTCGCGATCGCCTTCGCAATAGGGAAATTCAATATGTGACCTTTACCAGTTCTTCCACGGTGAGGAATTTTTGTCAGTTGTTTGAGAATCGCCAAGAATTGCAGGAATTAACCCGGCATTTGATCGTGGCGGTCATTGGCCCGATCACAGCTCAAACCGTTCAGGAAGAAGGGTTGTCGGTGGATGTCATGGCGTTGGAGAGTACGGTTCCGGCGTTGGTCGATGCCATAATCATTCATGCCCAGCAAGCTCCGAAGGATACGCGATTGGTCTCGTCTTCATAA
- a CDS encoding bifunctional riboflavin kinase/FAD synthetase, producing the protein MKITRGLPTVRPASCPVLTIGNFDGQHLGHRALVQAVVNCARQVNGFPVVLSFAPHPVEVLRPGSVHKFLSEDYEKIAFFERLGVGELVILPFTMELASLGPDEFVQQVLRDGLGIRKLFVGENFVFGRGRSGGVKDLIELGATAGFSVEPIAPVIVGQEVVSSTRIRKCLKAGDVGQGAQCLGRPYMLEGIVIPGEKRGKQFGWPTANLRLPGHRVLPSDGVYATLTVFKGECLDSIAYIGTRPTFSEEERLLEVHIFDKTLQLYGEDISVHFIESVRGDMVFANPQDLVSQMDHDGQRAREILRNYSGRPRIPAVVQGGSG; encoded by the coding sequence ATGAAGATTACTCGAGGATTACCTACGGTTCGTCCCGCCTCCTGCCCTGTTCTGACCATTGGCAATTTTGATGGGCAGCATTTGGGACACCGTGCTCTTGTCCAGGCTGTTGTGAATTGCGCTCGGCAGGTCAACGGATTTCCTGTGGTGTTGTCCTTTGCTCCCCATCCTGTCGAGGTGTTGCGTCCAGGATCCGTCCATAAATTTTTATCTGAGGATTATGAAAAAATAGCATTCTTTGAACGTCTCGGAGTCGGGGAACTGGTGATTCTCCCTTTTACGATGGAGTTGGCCAGTCTGGGGCCGGATGAGTTTGTCCAGCAGGTTCTTCGTGACGGGCTTGGGATCCGAAAGCTATTCGTTGGAGAAAATTTTGTATTCGGTAGGGGACGAAGTGGTGGAGTGAAGGATTTGATTGAACTGGGGGCCACGGCTGGTTTTTCTGTTGAGCCGATTGCGCCCGTGATTGTGGGGCAGGAGGTGGTAAGTTCGACGCGCATTCGCAAATGCCTTAAAGCTGGGGATGTGGGTCAAGGTGCACAATGTTTGGGGCGCCCCTATATGTTAGAGGGGATTGTGATTCCCGGTGAGAAACGTGGGAAACAGTTTGGATGGCCGACGGCCAATCTTCGACTTCCAGGGCACCGAGTTCTTCCTTCGGATGGTGTGTATGCCACGCTGACAGTGTTTAAGGGGGAATGTCTGGATTCCATTGCCTATATCGGCACGCGGCCGACGTTTTCTGAAGAGGAACGTTTATTGGAAGTGCATATATTTGATAAGACTCTTCAGCTATATGGAGAAGATATTTCAGTGCATTTTATTGAAAGTGTGCGAGGGGATATGGTGTTTGCCAATCCCCAGGACCTCGTGAGTCAAATGGACCACGATGGTCAGCGAGCCAGGGAGATTTTGCGGAACTATTCAGGGCGACCCCGAATCCCTGCGGTTGTTCAGGGGGGAAGTGGATAG
- the hemB gene encoding porphobilinogen synthase, which translates to MGFPVHRLRRLRQHESLRRMVRETQLSPADFIYPLFVTFGENKQEPIVSMPGQWRWSVDRVIQEAKDAWELGIPAVILFGIPEHKDERGSSAYEKEGVVQRAVRAIKDHVPDLMVITDVCIDEYTSHGHCGIVRDGRILNDETLECLQAMALSHAEAGVDMVAPSDMMDGRVAAIRQALDQQGLSEMPIMAYSAKYASALYAPFRDAAFSSPSFGDRRSYQMDAANAREALREVELDIQEGADIVMVKPALFYLDIIRRVRELVAAPVAAYQVSGEYSMIKAGAQLGWINEASVMMESLLAIKRAGADLILTYFAKEAVCLMNRDGL; encoded by the coding sequence ATGGGATTTCCCGTTCATCGTTTACGTCGTTTGCGGCAACATGAATCTCTTCGCCGAATGGTCCGTGAGACCCAGCTGAGTCCCGCAGATTTCATCTATCCTTTGTTTGTGACCTTTGGCGAGAATAAGCAAGAACCGATCGTCTCGATGCCTGGTCAATGGCGGTGGTCTGTGGATCGGGTAATTCAGGAAGCCAAGGATGCCTGGGAATTAGGGATTCCTGCCGTTATCCTGTTTGGAATTCCTGAACACAAAGACGAGCGTGGATCTTCCGCCTATGAGAAGGAAGGGGTTGTTCAACGTGCGGTACGGGCGATTAAAGATCATGTCCCCGATTTAATGGTGATCACCGATGTGTGCATTGATGAATATACTTCCCATGGCCATTGCGGAATTGTTCGAGACGGCCGGATTCTGAATGATGAAACGCTAGAATGTCTTCAGGCAATGGCACTGAGTCATGCGGAGGCGGGAGTGGATATGGTTGCTCCTTCCGATATGATGGATGGCCGGGTCGCCGCGATTCGACAGGCATTGGACCAACAGGGACTCTCTGAGATGCCCATCATGGCCTATTCGGCTAAGTATGCTTCCGCGTTATATGCCCCGTTTCGCGATGCGGCCTTCTCTAGCCCATCTTTTGGGGACCGACGGTCCTACCAAATGGATGCAGCCAATGCGAGAGAAGCGTTGCGTGAGGTGGAACTGGACATCCAGGAGGGTGCCGATATCGTGATGGTGAAGCCGGCTTTGTTTTATTTGGATATTATTCGACGGGTTCGTGAACTTGTGGCCGCTCCCGTGGCGGCGTATCAAGTAAGTGGCGAATACAGCATGATTAAGGCTGGGGCACAACTAGGCTGGATAAATGAAGCTTCGGTGATGATGGAAAGTTTACTCGCGATTAAACGCGCAGGGGCGGACCTGATTCTCACGTATTTTGCCAAAGAGGCTGTATGTCTCATGAACCGTGATGGTTTATGA
- a CDS encoding CBS domain-containing protein encodes MVPVKSCMVPVDKIVKVDRDILVKTAAEMMRDNGIGSVIVTSGEEIIGILTDTDLVRRVVAAGADPMRTTVEKIMSAPIVSIEGDRTLLDANDLMAKEHIRHLGVTQAGNMVGMISVRDLVVFLTNLPRK; translated from the coding sequence ATGGTTCCTGTAAAATCTTGTATGGTCCCTGTAGATAAAATTGTCAAAGTTGACCGGGACATTTTGGTCAAGACCGCTGCAGAAATGATGCGGGATAATGGAATCGGGAGTGTGATTGTGACCAGTGGAGAGGAAATCATCGGCATTTTAACCGATACGGATTTGGTTCGACGTGTGGTTGCTGCGGGTGCGGACCCGATGCGGACGACGGTTGAAAAAATTATGTCTGCTCCGATTGTCAGTATCGAGGGAGATCGAACCCTGTTGGATGCAAATGATCTCATGGCTAAAGAACATATTCGGCATCTGGGAGTGACCCAGGCTGGGAATATGGTGGGGATGATCTCCGTGCGGGATCTCGTGGTCTTTTTAACGAATCTTCCTCGAAAGTAA
- the hemA gene encoding glutamyl-tRNA reductase gives MNIIVLGLNHRTASVELRELLAIQDSRMGEALGRLMAYSGIKEAMYLGTCNRVEVYAVVENGEWGFRQLEDFLVSTHFSLSSEDLLPHLYRYSEDEAIAHLFRVSASLDSMVVGEPQVLGQVKEAYELALTHRSSGVILNKVVKKAISVGKSVRTNTRIGEYAVSVSYAAVELAKKVFSNLKQRVVLLVGAGEMGKLAAQHLVNQGVKEVLITNRNHHRAFALAERFHGQAVPYEQLRSTLPKVDIVICATGAPHYVITKDDIEMAVYHRMNRPMFLIDITVPRNIDPAVKDVDNAYVFDIDDLKAHVGHNQEERLKEAETAESMVREEVGSMVAWVRGLEATPTIVALRKKAEEIKRGELEKVFGRLGELSPKERAAIEGLASAIVNKLLHGPVVTLKTEAQSQNGFAFIEAARRFFELREREIHSEEVQLLEDETGDGVSGEPLPQKDGM, from the coding sequence ATGAATATTATCGTGTTAGGCCTCAATCATCGGACGGCTTCTGTTGAACTTCGTGAACTTTTGGCTATCCAGGATAGCCGGATGGGAGAGGCGTTGGGACGGCTCATGGCTTATTCAGGTATTAAAGAAGCCATGTATCTGGGGACCTGTAACCGAGTTGAAGTATATGCCGTCGTGGAAAATGGTGAATGGGGCTTTCGTCAATTAGAAGATTTTTTGGTCTCAACCCATTTCTCCTTATCCTCCGAGGATTTACTCCCTCACCTGTATCGATACAGTGAGGATGAAGCCATCGCGCATTTGTTTCGTGTGTCGGCGAGTTTAGATTCCATGGTCGTGGGAGAACCCCAGGTTCTAGGGCAGGTCAAGGAAGCCTATGAGTTGGCTTTGACTCATCGTTCATCCGGAGTCATTCTTAATAAGGTCGTCAAGAAGGCGATTTCGGTTGGGAAAAGTGTCCGGACGAATACACGAATTGGAGAATATGCGGTATCCGTCAGCTATGCCGCTGTGGAATTGGCCAAAAAAGTTTTTTCGAATCTGAAGCAACGAGTCGTACTGTTAGTGGGGGCAGGAGAGATGGGAAAGTTGGCGGCTCAACACCTGGTGAATCAGGGTGTGAAGGAGGTCCTCATTACGAATCGGAATCATCATCGTGCTTTTGCACTGGCCGAACGCTTCCATGGACAGGCGGTTCCGTATGAACAGCTTCGAAGCACGCTTCCCAAAGTGGATATTGTGATTTGCGCCACCGGTGCTCCCCACTATGTCATTACCAAAGATGATATCGAGATGGCGGTGTATCATCGAATGAACCGACCAATGTTTTTGATTGATATCACCGTTCCTCGAAATATTGATCCGGCGGTCAAGGATGTTGATAACGCCTATGTGTTTGACATTGATGATCTCAAGGCCCATGTGGGGCATAATCAGGAAGAACGATTGAAAGAAGCCGAAACCGCCGAGTCCATGGTGAGAGAAGAAGTCGGCAGCATGGTGGCCTGGGTTCGCGGACTGGAGGCAACCCCCACCATAGTGGCCCTGAGAAAAAAAGCGGAAGAGATCAAGCGGGGGGAGTTGGAGAAAGTCTTCGGTCGTTTGGGGGAATTGTCGCCGAAGGAGCGGGCTGCCATTGAAGGGCTGGCCTCCGCAATTGTGAATAAATTACTGCATGGTCCGGTCGTGACCTTAAAAACCGAAGCGCAATCTCAAAATGGATTTGCGTTTATTGAAGCCGCTCGCCGGTTTTTTGAACTGCGGGAACGGGAGATTCACTCTGAAGAGGTCCAGCTTCTAGAAGATGAGACGGGTGATGGCGTCAGTGGGGAGCCCCTGCCGCAAAAGGATGGCATGTGA